From a single Centropristis striata isolate RG_2023a ecotype Rhode Island chromosome 14, C.striata_1.0, whole genome shotgun sequence genomic region:
- the prrc2a gene encoding protein PRRC2A isoform X1 → MSERSGQTAKGKEGKTKYASLNLFDTYKGKSLETQKPVVPPRHGLQSLGKVASARRMPPPANLPSLKAENKGNDPNVSLVPKDGTGWASKQEQADPKSTDALSVPQPESQQPVASPTPAPTRPRTPPASEPLAPASTQAVGARSWAQASVTHGIQGDGGKASNLQSPFSREEFPTLQAAGEQDKVGREQGTADQWYGPGPSLRPQNVTSWRDGGGRAMAPTLPGEGAVEGGTGGALVMDGAAGVPPPNSQSHGPPRNPPAGSPALPLPQPPVGPGFPQYRGIMPPFMYPPYLPFPAPYGPQGPYRYPAPGEGPAPRFSRGPDSRPQGGPRDAGGEVVKRPSILKQDDLKELDELDHDGDEGWAGAHEEIDYSAKLKFSDDEGEEEGEEERAESKNDEQQRTQDAPPATSRSRASDSGGDSRRTPPSNADNGPQPPSSKPGWAEEGGSSWGGQGAPTNYQGRRPGLGGPREQPSPPPGPLLGQGPYSFYRQDRPQNQGAPQGPGKPVPAQIQPAPGGPSPPAQPGLLVPGPQENDEDETWRQRRKQSSTEISAAVERARRRREEEERRMEEERRAACAEKLKRLDEKQQQQQVTNVGGGSSSKSPSLDGNSTAATAGSPSPSISASASSPNISQPPSPCVDPEEPPVLVVQPGSSPGVGERQRASSNSSYDSSAEAQQCPQPAVLQPPQPTLDIPLPGENKEETMGSPHIRAGSGGERGVDPVKIESIGGGAGRQASGPPGQGYSKYQKSLPPRFQRQQQEQLLKQQQQWQQQQQQQHSQASQSQLSPQPQAPQGPSPGSTPQPGPGPKQGGPMYQPSNMVRPPPLPMNFDPRWMMMPYMDPRMIQGRPPPMDYYSAGMHPSGLIGRERSDSGGSGSDPFDRQQQHPGHPHRGTPPMEPKLAWGQEVFPGGGEGRGLTSPLRQKQALEDDDVAKGPRSDTPPHRMREGGLGPIQQPSSTSGTSNQTPPPVGTQVAAQGGGHHPHHYMGGRGNYSNFPDQGARMHPHQQQQRAERGSQPHGYTHQDEGPPRGSQQGQIWGAPHPHYDRNGRADHPPVESNSHLHHHHSHHPQQPHFPLHPHKSENSRDRVVEAPAKKTDSSPPIHQPSLSSSCSSSSSSSAREDGNVKGALHHHPSQREGEAGVGHSHVERGSGGGGSSSHVKQEKTGSAYAPHSSMTASPPPSQHGSHTQPQQHPHPKSNQRGGREHKTETQWGPRPGSNTGGGSSHGRRANNAGGGNNSRGGEDSSNAPSDHKPSNQTGGGNANKRAGPIKKPVLKEMKRDGAEGDGGEKTSFGKEKEKDGGQTSSMKQEASSTSQNTSAPSKEEPAQTAKPRNGGKERSSGGGGGGSGRGPKDVDATSSGFSGSSSRRDRDRSFERGGGPSHHHGVPAKGSRASRGRGGEFYGRGRGYRGTYTAAAGPTGGSRGRMGGRSGRDYRSSVGGGHHHEPKGEGGSGRHGQDRSQHNPARARNRSETRSEGSEYEEIPKRRRERGSETGSESGASDLGHSDKEEHQKPNTKNGSDNANASGGGNLSTAPPRGSQARVFTPRGVPSRRGRGGGSGGGNMYRSGGNVGGQPGGHRVGPNVASHGGPSKSSASARKQQGPPQTSGPKDVGRGGNGGEKKDKMADASQTQSQGSNPPQPSLPAATPATLCSTENGGVVTQQALTNPTPNSGGPNTLPLPANRGFPPSGFERPPRRRRHGRSQHQQDKPPRFRRLKERENAARINGGVGVIGGGRPSSPSLNSVQDSNGAPISAPVTGNAQNANHNTTLTTNSNSGGGHLGNANSHHHHHYNQGNAGQTHPQHHHSHGAKSPDFTNQNSDQANEEWETASESSDFTEFRDREGGGGGKSYSSHHPHHLGRGGGVGGGGGGGGGVVDRDMAGKEPSANKRSFSSQRPGMERQNRRVNPGGGGGGGGGGRGPRGPPGGGSGGPGNGGGNRGERRGNWPSPKNRK, encoded by the exons ATGTCAGAGCGCTCTGGGCAAACTGCAAAGGGGAAGGAAGGCAAAACCAAGTATGCGTCTCTCAACCTGTTTGATACATACAAAGGAAAGAGCCTTGAAACACAAAAGCCTGTTG TTCCCCCCCGCCATGGCCTGCAATCTCTTGGTAAAGTTGCCTCCGCACGGCGTATGCCACCCCCTGCCAACCTGCCCAGTCTGAAGGCAGAGAACAAAGGCAACGATCCCAACGTCTCGCTCGTTCCCAAAGACGGCACAGGATGGGCAAGCAAACAGGAACAAGCGGACCCAAAGAG TACCGATGCATTGTCAGTACCGCAGCCGGAATCGCAGCAGCCTGTGGCTTCACCGACACCTGCACCGACCCGCCCGAGAACCCCGCCAGCTTCAGAG CCTCTGGCTCCAGCTTCAACCCAGGCCGTAGGGGCAAGGTCCTGGGCACAGGCCAGTGTTACACATGGAATACAAGGGGATG GTGGAAAGGCATCAAACCTACAGTCGCCATTCTCTCGCGAGGAATTTCCCACCCTGCAGGCGGCTGGCGAACAGGACAAAGTTGGCAGAGAACAGGGCACTGCAGATCAGTGGTATGGGCCCGGACCAAGCCTCCGCCCCCAGA ACGTCACAAGCTGGCGGGACGGTGGGGGCCGAGCCATGGCGCCCACCCTGCCTGGGGAGGGGGCAGTGGAGGGTGGCACTGGTGGGGCTCTGGTGATGGATGGGGCAGCTGGGGTCCCCCCTCCGAACTCTCAGTCCCACGGGCCACCTAGGAACCCTCCCGCAGGCAGCCCCGCCTTGCCCCTGCCCCAGCCCCCTGTGGGGCCTGGGTTCCCCCAATACCGAGGGATCATGCCTCCCTTC atgtatcCTCCCTACCTGCCCTTCCCGGCCCCCTATGGCCCTCAGGGGCCCTACAGGTACCCAGCACCTGGGGAAGGGCCTGCTCCAAG GTTTTCTCGTGGTCCTGACAGCAGGCCTCAGGGCGGCCCACGTGACGCAGGTGGGGAGGTGGTGAAGCGACCCTCTATCCTCAAGCAGGATGACCTGAAGGAGCTAGACGAGCTGGACCACGACGGAGACGAGGGCTGGGCAG gGGCTCATGAGGAGATTGATTACTCCGCCAAGTTGAAGTTCAGTGATgatgaaggagaggaagagggggaagAGGAGAGAGCCGAGAGCAAGAATGA TGAACAGCAGAGGACCCAGGATGCCCCCCCTGCAACCTCTCGCTCTCGAGCCTCAGACAGTGGTGGGGACAGCCGCCGCACTCCCCCCTCTAATGCTGACAATGGCCCCCAACCCCCCTCCAGCAAGCCAGGATGGGCCGAGGAGGGAGGCAGCAGCTGGGGCGGCCAGGGAGCACCAACTAACTACCAG GGGCGCAGGCCTGGATTGGGTGGTCCCCGGGAGCAGCCCTCCCCCCCACCTGGGCCGCTCCTTGGACAAGGGCCCTACTCCTTTTATCGACAG GACCGGCCACAAAATCAGGGTGCCCCTCAAGGCCCTGGGAAACCTGTCCCCGCTCAGATTCAGCCAGCACCAGGAGGCCCTTCTCCTCCAGCCCAGCCGGGGCTGCTGGTCCCTGGGCCCCAGGAGAATGATGAGGATGAGACTTGGCGTCAGCGCAGGAAGCAGTCCTCCACTGAGATCTCCGCTGCTGTGGAGCGAGCCCGTCGACGCCGCGAGGAGGAAGAACGTAGGATGGAGGAGGAAAGACGTGCAGCCTGCGCAGAGAAGCTGAAGAGGCTGGATgagaagcagcaacaacagcaggtCACCAACGTAGGAGGTGGTAGCAGCAGTAAAAGCCCCAGCCTCGATGGAAACTCTACAGCTGCCACAGCAGGCAGCCCAAGTCCATCTATTTCAGCCTCTGCCTCCTCCCCCAACATCAGCCAGCCCCCGTCCCCCTGTGTGGACCCCGAGGAGCCTCCAGTACTGGTTGTCCAGCCGGGGTCCAGTCCTGGAGTCGGTGAGCGACAGCGagccagcagcaacagcagctatGACTCCAGTGCAG AAGCCCAACAGTGTCCCCAGCCAGCTGTTTTGCAGCCACCGCAGCCCACGCTGGACATACCTTTACCAGGAGAGAATAAGGAAGAGACCATGGGCAGTCCGCACATTCGTGCAGGAAGTGGAGGTGAAAGAGGAGTTGACCCAGTGAAGATTGAGAGTATCGGAGGGGGAGCTGGTCGTCAAGCCAGTGGTCCTCCTGGCCAGGGTTACTCAAAGTACCAGAAGTCCCTTCCACCTCGAttccagaggcaacagcag gAGCAGctcctgaagcagcagcagcagtggcaacagcagcaacaacagcagcacagcCAGGCGTCTCAGAGCCAGCTGTCCCCCCAGCCCCAGGCTCCACAGGGTCCTTCACCAGGTTCCACACCCCAGCCTGGACCTGGACCCAAGCAGGGTGGACCCATGTATCAGCCCAGCAATATGGTCCGACCCCCGCCCTTGCCGATGAATTTCGACCCCCGCTGGATGATGATGCCCTACATGGACCCCCGCATGATCCAGGGCCGGCCTCCGCCTATGGACTACTATTCTGCAGGCATGCACCCATCTG GGCTTATTGGGCGTGAGCGGTCTGATTCAGGTGGATCTGGTTCAGACCCCTTTGACAGGCAGCAACAGCATCCGGGGCACCCTCACCGTGGGACTCCCCCTATGGAGCCGAAGCTGGCCTGGGGGCAAGAGGTATTCCCTGGCGGAGGAGAGGGTCGTGGACTAACATCCCCCCTCAGGCAGAAGCAGGCGCTGGAGGATGACGATGTGGCCAAAGGGCCCAG GAGCGACACTCCTCCGCACCGCATGCGAGAGGGTGGATTGGGACCCATCCAGCAGCCCAGCTCCACCTCTGGGACATCCAATCAGACTCCACCTCCAGTCGGCACTCAGGTTGCGGCCCAGGGAGGCGGCCACCACCCTCATCACTACATGGGTGGACGGGGCAACTACAGCAACTTCCCTGACCAGGGGGCGAGGATGCATCcccaccaacagcagcagagggcgGAGAGGGGAAGTCAGCCACATGGCTACACCCACCAGGATGAAGGGCCTCCACGAGGGTCCCAGCAAGGACAGATATGGGGAGCCCCGCACCCTCACTACGATCGCAACGGTCGTGCCGATCACCCGCCTGTTGAGAGCAACTCTCATCTCCACCACCATCACAGCCACCACCCTCAGCAGCCCCACTTCCCTCTCCACcctcataaatcagaaaacagCAGAGACAGGGTCGTTGAGGCCCCAGCTAAGAAGACAGACTCTTCTCCGCCAATCCACCAACCCTCCCTCTcatcctcctgctcttcctcctcgtcctcttctGCCAGGGAAGATGGAAATGTCAAAGGCGCGCTGCATCATCACCCATCGCAGAGAGAGGGTGAAGCCGGTGTCGGGCACAGTCATGTTGAAAGAGGCAGTGGCGGCGGGGGCAGTAGCAGCCATGTgaaacaggagaaaacaggCTCGGCTTATGCTCCCCATTCCTCCATGACCGCGAGCCCACCTCCCTCTCAACATGGCAGTCACACTCAGCCGCAGCAGCACCCTCATCCTAAATCAAACCAAAGAGGGGGACGGGAGCacaagacagagacacagtggGGCCCACGGCCTGGCAGCAATACGGGTGGAGGGTCCTCTCATGGTAGAAGGGCCAACAATGCAGGAGGTGGAAACAACTCCCGTGGAGGGGAGGACTCCTCCAACGCTCCGTCAGACCACAAACCCTCCAACCAGACAGGAGGCGGCAATGCCAACAAGAGGGCCGGCCCCATTAAGAAACCGGTGTTGAAGGAGATGAAGAGAGACGGAGCGGAAGGtgacggaggagaaaaaacaagctttgggaaagagaaagagaaagatggtGGCCAAACTAGCTCCATGAAGCAGGAAGCTTCCTCCACCTCCCAGAACACATCAGCTCCATCTAAAGAAGAGCCCGCCCAGACGGCCAAACCCAGGAATGGAGGAAAAGAACGATcctcaggaggaggaggcggaggatcTGGTAGAGGGCCCAAAGACGTAGACGCCACCTCTTCAGGATTTTCAGGGTCCTCCTCCAGGAGGGACAGAGACCGCTCCTTTGAGAGAGGAGGGGGCCCATCCCACCACCATGGAGTCCCCGCCAAAGGCAGCAGAGCCAGtcgaggacgaggaggagagtTCTATGGGCGTGGCCGTGGTTACCGCGGCACTTACACGGCCGCTGCAGGACCCACTGGTGGCAGTCGAGGCAGAATGGGTGGCAGGAGTGGTAGAGACTACCGTTCATCTGTTGGTGGTGGCCACCACCATGAGCCCAAGGGCGAGGGAGGCAGTGGCAGGCACGGACAGGACCGGTCCCAACATAACCCGGCCAGGGCGAGGAACAGAAGTGAAACCCGCAGTGAGGGTTCAGAGTACGAGGAAATCCccaagagaaggagggagagaggttCAGAGACTGGCAGTGAGAGCGGTGCAAGTGACCTCGGTCACTCAGACAAAGAAGAACACCAGAAACCCAACACCAAGAACGGCTCCGATAATGCCAACGCCAGTGGCGGCGGCAACTTGTCAACTGCTCCACCCAGAGGTTCCCAGGCCCGGGTCTTCACCCCCAGAGGGGTGCCCTCTAGGAGGGGCAGgggaggaggaagtggaggaggaaaCATGTACAGAAGTGGTGGCAATGTTGGAGGACAACCTGGGGGACACCGGGTCGGACCCAACGTCGCCTCGCACGGTGGGCCTTCCAAGTCATCAGCGTCAGCGAGAAAGCAGCAAGGCCCGCCGCAAACTTCTGGACCCAAAGACGTGGGCAGGGGAGGAaatggaggagagaagaaggacAAGATGGCTGATGCAAGTCAAACTCAAAGTCAGGGGTCCAATCCCCCTCAGCCATCTCTGCCCGCTGCGACCCCCGCCACTTTATGTTCCACTGAAAACGGAGGAGTTGTGACCCAGCAAGCTTTAACCAACCCTACGCCAAACTCTGGAGGGCCAAACACACTCCCTCTTCCTGCTAACCGTGGGTTCCCTCCCAGTGGGTTTGAACGACCACCTCGACGTCGCCGTCACGGGCGGTCCCAGCACCAGCAGGACAAGCCCCCCCGCTTCCGGAGACTGAAGGAGCGAGAGAATGCTGCACGCATCAACGGAGGAGTGGGGGTCATCGGGGGAGGAAggccctcctctccttctctgaaTTCAGTTCAGGACAGTAATGGCGCCCCCATCTCTGCCCCTGTGACGGGTAATGCCCAGAATGCGAACCACAACACCACACTAACAACCAACAGTAACAGTGGCGGCGGGCATCTCGGCAACGCAAACagtcaccaccatcaccactaCAACCAGGGCAACGCTGGGCAGACCCACCCACAGCACCACCACAGCCATGGAGCAAAGTCCCCGGACTTCACCAACCAGAACTCGGACCAGGCCAACGAGGAGTGGGAGACTGCCTCCGAGAGCAGCGACTTCACTGAGTTcagagacagggagggaggcGGAGGAGGGAAGTCCTATTCTTCTCACCATCCGCACCACCTGGGAAGGGGTGGAGGGGTCggcggaggtggaggtggaggcggAGGCGTGGTCGACCGCGACATGGCAGGAAAAGAGCCCTCGGCTAATAAAAGAAGCTTCTCGAGCCAGCGCCCTGGCATGGAGCGACAGAACCGGAGGGTCAACCccggaggagggggaggaggtggagggggagggagaggcCCACGAGGGCCACCGGGTGGCGGCTCCGGTGGGCCTGGTAACGGAGGCGGCAACCGTGGGGAGAGGCGTGGCAACTGGCCCTCCCCAAAAAATAGGAAGTGA